A window from Canis aureus isolate CA01 chromosome 23, VMU_Caureus_v.1.0, whole genome shotgun sequence encodes these proteins:
- the LOC144295361 gene encoding olfactory receptor 51I2-like — translation MGGKPHNSSDLPPFTLSGFPGLETSQHWMFLLFGILYIVSIVGNALILFIIKEVQSLHKPMYYFLSLLSVNDLGVSFSTLPTVLATFCFHLREIGFDSCMAQMFFIHLFSFMESGVLLVMSFDRYVAICNPLRYATVLTDACVVRLGIAVVIRGFCMVFPLPFLLKRLSFCKANVLSHPYCLHPDLIRLPCGDITINNIFGQFIVISNFGLDSALILLSYMLILRSVLAIASREERLKTLNTCVSHMCAVLMFFVPMVGVSMAARYGRHAPQYVHTLMSLIYLFVPPMLNPVIYSIKTKEIRQRLCKILLGTRF, via the coding sequence ATGGGAGGTAAGCCCCACAACAGCTCAGACTTGCCTCCTTTCACCCTGTCAGGGTTCCCAGGGCTGGAGACATCCCAACATTGGATGTTTCTGCTCTTTGGTATCCTCTACATTGTCTCCATTGTGGGCAATGCCCTTATCCTTTTCATCATCAAGGAGGTACAGAGTTTGCATAAGCCTATGTACTACTTCCTATCCCTGCTGTCAGTTAATGACCTAGGTGTGTCCTTTTCCACACTGCCCACCGTGTTGGCCACATTTTGCTTCCACTTAAGAGAGATCGGCTTTGATTCTTGCATGGCTCAAATGTTTTTTATCCACCTCTTCTCCTTTATGGAGTCTGGAGTTCTCCTGGTTATGAGTtttgaccgctatgtggccatctgtaacCCCTTGCGCTATGCCACAGTGCTCACTGATGCCTGTGTGGTGCGCCTGGGCATAGCTGTTGTCATCCGTGGTTTCTGTATGGTTTTCCCACTGCCCTTCCTTCTGAAGAGGTTGTCCTTCTGCAAGGCCAATGTACTCTCTCATCCTTACTGCCTGCATCCAGATCTGATCCGCTTGCCCTGTGGTGACATTACCATCAATAATATTTTTGGTCAATTCATTGTCATCTCTAACTTTGGTCTGGATTCTGCTCTCATTCTCCTCTCCTACATGCTCATCCTGCGCTCTGTACTTGCTATTGCCTCCCGGGAGGAAAGACTTAAGACCCTCAATACGTGTGTGTCACACATGTGTGCTGTGCTTATGTTCTTTGTGCCTATGGTCGGTGTGTCCATGGCCGCTCGCTATGGGAGGCATGCCCCACAGTATGTACATACACTCATGTCCCTCATCTACCTTTTTGTACCTCCTATGCTCAACCCAGTCATCTATTCCATCAAAACCAAAGAGATCCGTCAAAGGCTTTGCAAAATACTACTGGGAACAAGGTTTTAA